In Streptomyces sp. NBC_00433, a single genomic region encodes these proteins:
- a CDS encoding aminoglycoside phosphotransferase family protein, whose translation MELIGRGREADVYADGADRVLRRFRDGRPAEQEARTIRWLGERGYPVPAVHAVDGADLVMERLHGPTMTEALRRRPWRGAAYGAMLGRLHRRLHALAGPPDWLPRLPDSEGAARLLHLDLHPDNVMLTSDGPRVVDWANARAGAPEVDVAMTYVILRGIVLPPHERLMIRGFLWSMARTCGADRRTGMRAAAMRRLADPNLTGAEADLVRRLGA comes from the coding sequence ATGGAGCTGATCGGGCGGGGGCGCGAGGCGGATGTGTACGCGGACGGTGCGGACCGGGTGCTGCGCAGATTCCGGGACGGGCGGCCCGCGGAGCAGGAGGCGCGGACCATCCGGTGGCTGGGCGAGCGCGGTTATCCGGTGCCGGCCGTCCACGCCGTGGACGGCGCCGACCTGGTCATGGAGCGGCTGCACGGGCCGACCATGACGGAGGCGCTGCGGCGCCGCCCGTGGCGGGGCGCGGCCTACGGGGCGATGCTGGGGCGGCTGCACCGCCGGCTGCACGCGCTGGCCGGGCCGCCCGACTGGCTGCCCCGGCTGCCGGACAGCGAGGGTGCGGCCCGCCTGCTGCACCTCGATCTGCACCCGGACAACGTCATGCTCACCTCGGACGGCCCGAGGGTCGTCGACTGGGCCAACGCCCGCGCCGGCGCGCCCGAGGTCGACGTGGCGATGACGTACGTGATCCTGCGCGGCATCGTGCTGCCGCCGCACGAGCGGCTGATGATCCGCGGCTTCCTGTGGAGCATGGCCCGCACCTGCGGGGCCGACCGGCGTACCGGCATGCGGGCCGCCGCCATGCGGCGGCTCGCGGACCCCAACCTCACCGGCGCCGAGGCGGACCTGGTCCGCCGGCTCGGCGCGTGA
- a CDS encoding NAD(P)/FAD-dependent oxidoreductase — protein sequence MSDVRDSGSQAGDTYDVIVLGAGPVGQNVADHARAAGLTVAVVERELVGGECSYWACVPSKALLRPVIAVADARRVDGARQAVTGRLDTDRVFARRDRYVTNWDDGGQAGFLQDIGADLFRGQGRLDGPRRVTVAADGGAPRRLTARHAVAVATGSDPVLPDIPGIGEARPWTNRQGTDSSTVPARLAIVGGGGVGVEMATLWQGLGSQVTLIARHPLLPRMEPFAGELVADGLTQAGADVRIGVQATAVRRPDPAGPVTLTLDDGGEVVADEVMFATGRAPRTGDIGLDTVGLAPGSWLDVDTTCLVRGVEGDWLYALGDVNHRALLTHQGKYQGRTAGDAIAARAAGRPLDDAPWGDHATTADQHAVPQVFFTDPEAAAVGLSADEAARAGHRIRTVDVEFAAAQGANLFADHYQGRARMVVDLDRDILLGVTFAGPGVSELLHSATIAVAGEVPLKRLRHAVACFPTVSEVWLFLLTAYERG from the coding sequence ATGAGCGACGTACGCGACAGCGGCAGCCAGGCAGGCGACACCTACGACGTCATCGTGCTCGGCGCCGGTCCGGTCGGCCAGAACGTCGCCGACCACGCCCGCGCCGCCGGCCTCACGGTGGCGGTGGTGGAGCGCGAACTCGTCGGCGGCGAGTGCTCCTACTGGGCCTGCGTCCCCAGCAAGGCGCTGCTGCGGCCGGTCATCGCCGTCGCCGACGCCCGCCGTGTGGACGGCGCGCGGCAGGCCGTCACCGGACGGCTCGACACCGACCGGGTGTTCGCCCGCCGCGACCGCTACGTCACCAACTGGGACGACGGCGGGCAGGCCGGCTTCCTCCAGGACATCGGCGCCGACCTCTTCCGCGGCCAGGGCAGGCTCGACGGCCCGCGCCGCGTCACCGTCGCCGCGGACGGGGGAGCACCCCGCAGGCTCACCGCGCGGCACGCCGTGGCCGTCGCCACCGGCAGCGACCCCGTGCTCCCCGACATCCCCGGCATCGGCGAGGCCCGCCCCTGGACGAACCGGCAGGGCACCGACTCCAGCACCGTGCCCGCCCGGCTGGCCATCGTCGGCGGCGGCGGGGTCGGCGTCGAGATGGCCACCCTCTGGCAGGGACTCGGCTCCCAGGTGACCCTGATCGCCCGCCACCCGCTGCTGCCGCGCATGGAGCCCTTCGCGGGCGAACTGGTCGCCGACGGCCTCACCCAGGCGGGTGCGGATGTGCGGATCGGCGTGCAGGCCACCGCGGTCCGCCGCCCCGACCCGGCGGGACCGGTCACCCTCACCCTGGACGACGGCGGCGAGGTCGTCGCCGACGAGGTCATGTTCGCCACCGGCCGGGCCCCCCGCACCGGGGACATCGGCCTGGACACCGTCGGCCTCGCCCCCGGCTCCTGGCTCGACGTCGACACCACCTGTCTGGTCCGCGGCGTCGAAGGCGACTGGCTGTACGCCCTCGGCGACGTCAACCACCGCGCCCTGCTCACCCACCAGGGCAAATACCAGGGCCGCACCGCGGGCGACGCCATCGCCGCCCGCGCCGCGGGCCGGCCGCTGGACGACGCCCCCTGGGGCGACCACGCCACCACCGCCGACCAGCACGCCGTCCCCCAGGTCTTCTTCACCGACCCGGAGGCCGCCGCGGTCGGCCTGTCCGCCGACGAGGCGGCCCGCGCCGGCCACCGGATCAGAACCGTCGACGTCGAATTCGCCGCCGCCCAGGGCGCCAACCTCTTCGCCGACCACTACCAGGGCCGCGCCCGCATGGTCGTCGACCTGGACCGGGACATCCTCCTCGGCGTCACCTTCGCCGGCCCCGGCGTGAGCGAACTCCTCCACTCGGCCACGATCGCCGTGGCCGGCGAGGTCCCCCTCAAGCGCCTCCGCCACGCCGTCGCCTGCTTCCCGACGGTCAGCGAGGTCTGGCTCTTCCTGCTGACCGCCTACGAACGCGGCTGA
- a CDS encoding esterase-like activity of phytase family protein, with protein sequence MTSRPFSRKRTRIVIALSATVAVVGAGTAAAHTAGWLSAPSHDFGAVADTYSGHGKVTGNVLRNDSGATAVVRHTDPSDGTVTVGADGTFAYTPKAGFKGTDTFTYTTTDAVRLFKDTRANGEPLPPLGKVAGPGGTTTELSGEGYGSSLAPAPGRSGYFFGLTDRGPNADAPDGNKSEMVTDFTPEIGEFRLVGGKAELVRQVTLKGPRSLGGVDYSGRPPHDTSEVIDDVNATNANGGTPVPVAKDAYGYDSEGLVVLPDGSFWVSDEYGPYITHFDANGYELGRLTPYRDSPDNARHKIIGYLPAELAYRAKNKGMEGLTVTPDGSTLVGVMQSALQQPDLGSTKAATVAPTRIVTVDLRTYKSKQYLYLLDNPAATGDANSEITALSDTKFLVDERDGNYEPFAQKTLYQVDINGATDVSGLTVGGKSPEAFAGSAGTNAALAALTGAGVNVAQKQPYLNLGTLVSQLDPSGSFFAHDKVEGVATADAGRTLYLSNDDDFGIDTIAVDPDGRWTVHQKVLPPTGQSDNGEILKVDTTKLPAVLKTVTVTVHVR encoded by the coding sequence ATGACTTCACGACCCTTCTCCCGCAAGCGCACCCGGATCGTCATCGCGCTCAGCGCCACCGTCGCCGTGGTGGGGGCGGGCACCGCCGCCGCTCACACCGCGGGCTGGCTGTCGGCGCCCTCGCACGACTTCGGGGCGGTCGCGGACACGTACTCCGGCCACGGCAAGGTGACCGGGAACGTGCTGCGGAACGACTCGGGCGCGACCGCCGTGGTGCGGCACACCGACCCGTCCGACGGCACGGTGACGGTCGGCGCGGACGGCACGTTCGCGTACACCCCGAAGGCCGGCTTCAAGGGCACGGACACCTTCACGTACACCACGACCGACGCGGTGCGGCTCTTCAAGGACACCCGTGCGAACGGCGAGCCGCTGCCGCCGCTCGGCAAGGTCGCGGGCCCCGGCGGCACCACCACCGAGCTGTCGGGCGAGGGCTACGGCTCCTCGCTCGCGCCGGCGCCGGGCAGGTCGGGCTACTTCTTCGGCCTGACCGACCGCGGCCCGAACGCCGACGCCCCCGACGGCAACAAGTCCGAGATGGTCACCGACTTCACGCCGGAGATCGGCGAGTTCAGGCTCGTCGGCGGCAAGGCCGAGCTGGTCAGGCAGGTCACCCTGAAGGGCCCGCGCAGCCTCGGCGGTGTGGACTACAGCGGCCGCCCGCCGCACGACACCAGCGAGGTCATCGACGACGTCAACGCGACCAACGCCAACGGCGGCACCCCGGTCCCGGTCGCCAAGGACGCCTACGGCTACGACTCCGAGGGCCTGGTCGTGCTGCCCGACGGCTCCTTCTGGGTCTCCGACGAGTACGGCCCGTACATCACGCACTTCGACGCGAACGGCTACGAGCTGGGCCGGCTGACGCCGTACCGCGACAGCCCGGACAACGCGCGGCACAAGATCATCGGCTACCTGCCCGCCGAACTGGCCTACCGCGCCAAGAACAAGGGCATGGAGGGCCTGACGGTCACCCCCGACGGCTCGACCCTGGTCGGCGTCATGCAGTCGGCGCTCCAGCAGCCCGACCTCGGCAGCACCAAGGCCGCCACCGTCGCCCCGACCCGCATCGTCACGGTCGACCTGCGCACCTACAAGTCCAAGCAGTACCTCTACCTGCTGGACAACCCGGCGGCCACCGGTGACGCGAACAGCGAGATCACCGCGCTGTCGGACACGAAATTCCTCGTCGACGAGCGGGACGGCAATTACGAGCCGTTCGCCCAGAAGACGCTCTACCAGGTCGACATCAACGGTGCGACCGACGTCAGCGGCCTGACGGTCGGCGGCAAGTCGCCCGAGGCCTTCGCCGGCTCGGCGGGCACCAACGCCGCGCTCGCCGCCCTCACGGGCGCCGGCGTCAACGTCGCGCAGAAGCAGCCGTACCTCAACCTCGGCACCCTGGTCAGCCAGCTCGACCCGAGCGGCTCCTTCTTCGCGCACGACAAGGTCGAGGGCGTCGCCACCGCGGACGCCGGCCGGACGCTCTACCTGTCCAACGACGACGACTTCGGCATCGACACCATCGCCGTCGACCCCGACGGCAGGTGGACCGTCCACCAGAAGGTCCTGCCGCCCACGGGACAGAGCGACAACGGCGAGATCCTGAAGGTCGACACCACCAAGCTGCCCGCGGTCCTCAAGACCGTGACGGTGACGGTCCACGTCCGCTGA
- a CDS encoding beta-lactamase family protein: protein MLADPPFATEDPAPLLESALARVRAPDVVLAVSRDGRRTYASGGTDPVPAVPREELGFALGSLSKTFTVLLLADLARDGVLGLDEPVAAHLPLPPGPARLITPRHLATHTSGLPRVPRDLVAGAVLHPYANGYAGYTRGRLLSALARTRVRHTPGTRWHYSNFGLALLGPLLETTAGAAFADLLADRVLRPLALTATTLGADTLPPSRVAAVGRRGDGRTPLPPTHMAAFAAAGGLLSTPGDLLTYAEALLRPTGALRDVQVPQLRRGSAHRRETHTLTWYQHEAAGGPVLFHAGATFGQQCFLGFHPATRTAVAAFATRHDRTSAVVGAAYRLLQDLAGRPPA, encoded by the coding sequence GTGCTGGCGGACCCGCCGTTCGCGACCGAGGATCCGGCGCCGCTGCTGGAGTCCGCCCTGGCCCGGGTGCGGGCGCCCGACGTCGTGCTGGCCGTCAGCCGCGACGGCCGCCGCACGTACGCGTCCGGAGGTACGGACCCGGTCCCCGCTGTGCCGCGCGAGGAGTTGGGCTTCGCGCTCGGCTCGCTGAGCAAGACCTTCACGGTGCTGCTGCTCGCCGACCTCGCCCGCGACGGCGTCCTCGGCCTGGACGAGCCGGTCGCCGCACACCTGCCGCTGCCGCCGGGCCCCGCCCGCCTGATCACCCCGCGCCACCTGGCCACCCACACCTCGGGCCTGCCACGGGTGCCGCGGGACCTGGTCGCGGGCGCCGTCCTGCACCCCTACGCCAACGGATACGCCGGCTACACCCGCGGCCGCCTGCTCTCCGCGCTCGCCCGCACCCGCGTCCGGCACACCCCCGGCACCCGCTGGCACTACTCCAACTTCGGCCTGGCGCTGCTGGGCCCGCTGCTGGAGACCACCGCGGGCGCCGCCTTCGCCGACCTGCTGGCCGACCGGGTGCTGCGCCCGCTGGCCCTGACCGCGACCACGCTGGGCGCGGACACCCTGCCCCCGTCGCGCGTCGCCGCGGTCGGCCGCCGCGGCGACGGCCGCACCCCGCTGCCGCCCACGCACATGGCCGCCTTCGCCGCCGCGGGCGGCCTGCTGTCCACCCCGGGCGACCTGCTCACCTATGCCGAGGCCCTGCTGCGCCCGACCGGGGCCCTGCGCGACGTCCAGGTCCCGCAGTTGCGGCGCGGATCGGCGCACCGCCGCGAGACGCACACCCTGACCTGGTATCAGCACGAGGCGGCGGGCGGCCCCGTGCTCTTCCACGCCGGGGCCACCTTCGGCCAGCAGTGCTTCCTCGGATTCCACCCGGCCACCCGTACCGCGGTCGCCGCCTTCGCCACCCGCCACGACCGCACCTCCGCGGTCGTCGGCGCGGCCTACCGGCTCCTCCAGGACCTGGCCGGCCGTCCTCCCGCCTGA
- a CDS encoding ScyD/ScyE family protein encodes MRPLTPRRMLVAAAAAAALAGLSAGPSGPVAEAAAHPAELTGKAPTTVVASGLNGPRGLVWGPHGHLLVGEAGTVPSLCDTSDPAAVNCFGLTGSIADVSSGRPVRVRTGIASLLNGGEMVGPDDLEYVGGHLYTVEPASPEFVPADLPGLTPGLSATLKTQYGALLDVTGRSPRALANPGDVDDKAYHDSNPYALVANPRGGFYVVDGGSNTLDSIDRHGNVRVLALVPNTPGGANSVPTCVDVGPDGAVYIGELTGFGSSATDANVYRYAPRTGALTVWQSGFSAINGCGFGANGDFYVTEFDATGFPSNDVRPDGVVVQVGRDGRRTVLGAGKLFAPAGFLAGRDGSIYVSNYSSMWPFGDPALSTSGQVVRIG; translated from the coding sequence ATGCGACCTCTCACACCACGCCGGATGCTCGTGGCCGCCGCCGCGGCCGCCGCGCTCGCCGGTCTGAGCGCGGGACCGTCGGGGCCGGTGGCCGAGGCCGCCGCCCACCCGGCCGAACTCACCGGCAAGGCGCCCACGACCGTCGTGGCGAGCGGTCTGAACGGACCGCGCGGCCTGGTCTGGGGCCCGCACGGGCACCTCTTAGTCGGCGAGGCCGGCACCGTCCCCTCGCTGTGCGACACCAGCGACCCGGCGGCGGTGAACTGCTTCGGCCTGACCGGTTCGATCGCGGACGTCTCGTCCGGCAGGCCGGTGCGCGTCCGCACCGGGATCGCGTCGCTGCTCAACGGCGGCGAGATGGTCGGCCCCGACGACCTGGAATACGTGGGCGGCCACCTCTACACGGTGGAGCCGGCGTCACCGGAATTCGTCCCGGCCGACCTGCCCGGCCTCACCCCGGGGTTGAGCGCGACCCTGAAGACGCAGTACGGCGCGCTGCTCGACGTCACCGGCCGCTCCCCCAGGGCGCTGGCCAACCCCGGCGACGTGGACGACAAGGCCTACCACGACAGCAACCCCTACGCGCTGGTGGCGAACCCGCGCGGCGGCTTCTACGTGGTCGACGGCGGGTCGAACACGCTGGACTCGATCGACCGCCACGGCAACGTACGGGTGCTCGCGCTCGTCCCCAACACCCCGGGCGGCGCCAACTCCGTGCCCACCTGCGTCGACGTCGGCCCGGACGGGGCGGTCTACATCGGCGAGCTGACCGGGTTCGGCAGCTCGGCCACCGACGCGAACGTCTACCGGTACGCGCCCCGCACCGGCGCCCTGACGGTGTGGCAGTCCGGCTTCAGCGCCATCAACGGCTGCGGCTTCGGCGCCAACGGCGACTTCTACGTCACCGAGTTCGACGCCACCGGCTTCCCGTCCAACGACGTCCGCCCCGACGGCGTGGTCGTCCAGGTCGGCAGGGACGGCAGGCGGACCGTCCTCGGAGCGGGCAAGCTGTTCGCGCCGGCGGGCTTCCTCGCGGGCCGCGACGGCTCGATCTACGTGAGCAACTACTCCTCGATGTGGCCCTTCGGCGACCCGGCCCTGTCGACCTCGGGCCAGGTCGTCAGGATCGGCTGA
- a CDS encoding aldo/keto reductase produces the protein MAVFGLGLAALGRPEYLTVGHGQSLGADRSVDGLRERCEEVCDAAWEGGVRWFDAARSYGLAEDFLAGWLDRRGIGAGEVTVSSKWGYTYTADWRPHPPVQEVKDHSAAALDRQWPQTEALLGPWLRLYAVHSATLESGILDDAGVLRELAGLPVPVGLSLSGPRQADTLRKALKVRVDGRPVFSAVQATWNLLEPSAGAALAEAKAAGWTVVVKEALANGRLAAPGPATRRLGPRPDVAALAAALSQPWADVVLSGAVTAGQVRANLAAVTAEPPDPDRYAALAVDPQAYWTGRAAMEWT, from the coding sequence ATGGCCGTGTTCGGACTGGGCCTTGCGGCCCTGGGACGGCCGGAGTACCTGACGGTCGGCCACGGTCAGTCCCTCGGCGCCGACCGCTCGGTCGACGGGCTGCGCGAGCGCTGCGAGGAGGTCTGCGACGCCGCCTGGGAAGGCGGGGTGCGGTGGTTCGACGCGGCCCGCTCCTACGGGCTGGCCGAGGACTTCCTCGCCGGTTGGCTGGACCGGCGCGGCATCGGGGCGGGGGAGGTGACGGTGTCCTCCAAGTGGGGCTACACCTACACCGCCGACTGGCGGCCGCACCCACCGGTGCAGGAGGTCAAGGACCACTCCGCCGCCGCCCTGGACCGCCAGTGGCCGCAGACCGAGGCACTGCTCGGGCCCTGGCTGCGGCTCTACGCCGTCCACTCCGCGACCCTGGAGTCCGGCATCCTCGACGACGCGGGGGTGCTGCGCGAGCTCGCCGGACTGCCCGTTCCCGTCGGGCTCAGCCTGAGCGGCCCGCGGCAGGCCGACACGCTGCGCAAGGCGCTGAAGGTCCGGGTCGACGGGCGGCCGGTCTTCTCGGCGGTGCAGGCCACCTGGAATCTGCTGGAGCCGTCGGCAGGCGCCGCGCTGGCGGAGGCCAAGGCCGCGGGCTGGACCGTCGTCGTCAAGGAGGCGCTGGCCAATGGCCGGCTGGCCGCGCCGGGTCCGGCGACCCGGCGTCTCGGGCCGCGGCCCGACGTGGCGGCGCTGGCCGCCGCCCTGTCCCAGCCGTGGGCCGACGTCGTCCTGTCGGGCGCCGTCACCGCCGGGCAGGTGCGGGCCAACCTCGCCGCGGTGACGGCCGAGCCGCCGGACCCCGACCGCTACGCGGCGCTCGCCGTCGACCCGCAGGCGTACTGGACCGGCCGGGCGGCTATGGAGTGGACGTGA
- a CDS encoding 1-acyl-sn-glycerol-3-phosphate acyltransferase, with protein sequence MTGSPWAAVSPCSAACVTAGEGAGRAEELRRYAAFGTTVAAAVAAGRRLESAEEVRRRARRLLADLGVGLTGGTAGLAVPGAATGTLVVANHISWLDALALLAVQPARLLAKREVGRWPVVGTLVRRAGTRFIDRDGLRGLPDTVRELAALLRSGESVVVFPEGTTWCSVPGGPFRRATFQAALDAGAPVRPVTLTYTSHGVPTTLPAFVGEGTFAGSLRRVAAARGLAVEVTAHPALHPAGHDRRSLAALAHTAVCGPPPARAAPHAARQRVSPSGV encoded by the coding sequence GTGACGGGCAGCCCCTGGGCCGCCGTCTCCCCCTGCTCGGCGGCCTGCGTCACCGCCGGGGAGGGCGCGGGCCGGGCCGAGGAGCTGCGCCGCTACGCCGCCTTCGGCACGACGGTGGCGGCGGCCGTGGCCGCGGGCAGGCGGCTGGAGTCCGCGGAAGAGGTACGCCGCCGGGCCCGCCGGCTGCTGGCCGACCTCGGCGTCGGGCTGACCGGCGGGACGGCCGGCCTCGCGGTGCCGGGCGCCGCGACCGGCACCCTCGTCGTCGCCAACCACATCTCGTGGCTCGACGCCCTCGCCCTGCTCGCCGTGCAGCCGGCCAGGCTGCTGGCCAAGCGCGAGGTGGGCCGGTGGCCGGTGGTCGGCACGCTCGTCCGCCGGGCGGGCACCCGCTTCATCGACCGCGACGGCCTGCGCGGCCTGCCCGACACCGTACGGGAGCTGGCCGCACTGCTGCGCTCGGGCGAGTCGGTCGTCGTCTTCCCCGAGGGCACCACCTGGTGCTCGGTGCCCGGCGGGCCCTTCCGCCGTGCCACCTTCCAGGCGGCGCTGGACGCGGGCGCCCCCGTGCGGCCGGTCACCCTCACCTACACCAGCCACGGCGTGCCCACCACGCTGCCCGCCTTCGTCGGCGAGGGCACCTTCGCCGGCTCCCTGCGCCGGGTCGCCGCCGCCCGCGGCCTCGCCGTCGAGGTCACCGCACACCCCGCCCTGCACCCCGCGGGCCACGACCGCCGCTCGCTCGCGGCCCTGGCCCACACCGCGGTCTGCGGCCCCCCGCCCGCCAGGGCCGCCCCGCACGCCGCCCGGCAGCGGGTCAGCCCCTCCGGCGTGTAG
- a CDS encoding GNAT family N-acetyltransferase, whose product MTTPLSVRSYVTSIAATQEEIRAAQRLRYQVFAEEKGAVLHTPLAGHDIDDFDAHVDHLIVSERTTGEVVGTYRLLPPGRSARLYSDGEFDLAPLDGLRDSLVETGRACVHPDHRDGTVINLMWSGLARYVLLSGHRYLAGCASVPLDDGGLAAANAAALGSTKYACPPEFRVRPRDPWNPGQAAAPATPSPNLLPPLLRGYLRVGAWMCGAPAYDRDFGDADFFVLLDLERMNERYRRYYLGEDR is encoded by the coding sequence ATGACCACGCCACTTTCTGTTCGCTCGTACGTCACCTCCATCGCCGCCACGCAGGAGGAGATCCGGGCCGCCCAGCGTCTGCGCTACCAGGTCTTCGCCGAGGAGAAGGGCGCCGTCCTGCACACCCCGCTCGCCGGGCACGACATCGACGACTTCGACGCGCACGTCGACCACCTGATCGTCAGCGAGCGCACCACCGGCGAGGTCGTGGGCACCTACCGGCTGCTGCCACCCGGGCGCTCCGCGCGGCTGTACTCCGACGGCGAGTTCGACCTCGCGCCGCTCGACGGACTGCGGGACTCGCTGGTCGAGACCGGCCGGGCGTGCGTCCACCCCGACCACCGGGACGGCACCGTCATCAACCTGATGTGGTCGGGCCTGGCCCGCTACGTCCTGCTCTCCGGCCACCGCTACCTCGCCGGCTGCGCCTCCGTCCCGCTGGACGACGGCGGCCTGGCCGCCGCCAACGCGGCCGCGCTGGGCAGCACGAAATACGCCTGCCCGCCGGAATTCCGGGTCCGGCCCCGCGACCCCTGGAACCCCGGACAGGCCGCCGCGCCCGCCACGCCCAGTCCCAACCTGCTGCCCCCGCTGCTGCGCGGCTACCTGCGGGTCGGCGCCTGGATGTGCGGGGCGCCCGCGTACGACCGGGACTTCGGCGACGCCGACTTCTTCGTGCTGCTCGACCTGGAGCGGATGAACGAGCGCTACCGGCGCTACTACCTGGGCGAGGACCGGTGA
- the sigJ gene encoding RNA polymerase sigma factor SigJ: MTTQPGPGAADPLVSAVAGERRHLTNLAYRLLGSLAEAEDAVQETYARWYAMSRQRQEAIASPGAWLTTVAGRICLNQLNSARARRETYVGEWIPEPLPDAAEWTTGRPGGPGMDPADRVTLDESVTLAFLVVLESMTPAERVAFVLHDVFSYPFAEVAEIVGRTPAACRQLAASARRRVDTGHAPAPPTARQAGVVRDFRQAWEAKDIDALIALLDPAAVAIADGGGLATTFVHPIEGAEQIAHAWAGIAERAARSGMTFLERTVNGRLGVVAQQDGVTVTVFAFHLLGDRISNIWVVRNPDKLRAWSGRHQTGEESAG; the protein is encoded by the coding sequence ATGACCACCCAGCCAGGACCCGGCGCGGCCGATCCGCTCGTGAGCGCGGTCGCCGGCGAGCGGCGGCACCTGACCAACCTCGCCTACCGGCTGCTCGGCTCGCTGGCCGAGGCGGAGGACGCCGTCCAGGAGACGTACGCCCGCTGGTACGCCATGTCCCGGCAGCGGCAGGAGGCCATCGCGTCCCCCGGTGCCTGGCTGACGACCGTCGCCGGCCGTATCTGCCTCAACCAGCTCAACTCGGCGCGGGCCCGCCGGGAGACCTACGTCGGCGAGTGGATCCCCGAGCCGCTGCCCGACGCGGCGGAGTGGACGACCGGCCGGCCCGGCGGCCCCGGCATGGACCCCGCCGACCGGGTGACGCTCGACGAGTCGGTCACCCTCGCCTTCCTCGTCGTCCTGGAGTCGATGACTCCGGCCGAGCGGGTCGCCTTCGTCCTGCACGACGTCTTCAGCTATCCCTTCGCCGAGGTGGCCGAGATCGTCGGCCGCACCCCGGCGGCCTGCCGCCAGCTGGCCGCCTCGGCCCGCCGCCGCGTCGACACCGGGCACGCCCCCGCGCCGCCGACGGCCCGGCAGGCCGGTGTGGTCAGGGACTTCAGGCAGGCCTGGGAGGCCAAGGACATCGACGCGCTCATCGCCCTGCTCGACCCCGCGGCGGTGGCGATCGCCGACGGCGGCGGCCTCGCCACCACCTTCGTGCACCCGATCGAGGGCGCCGAGCAGATCGCCCACGCCTGGGCCGGCATCGCCGAGCGTGCGGCCCGCAGCGGCATGACCTTCCTGGAGCGCACGGTCAACGGCCGGCTCGGCGTGGTCGCCCAGCAGGACGGCGTCACCGTCACCGTCTTCGCCTTCCACCTGCTGGGCGACCGGATCAGCAACATCTGGGTGGTCCGCAACCCCGACAAGCTCCGCGCCTGGAGCGGACGGCACCAGACCGGCGAGGAGTCCGCCGGCTGA
- a CDS encoding lactate utilization protein produces MSNRSRAIRPDDGTDDDNPGDTMATSTPATPFTDPAPADRLERAAAALAARGFTAEILDGTAAARARVKDLIPEGARVFTASSETLRLSGIDEDINTGGRYEALKPRVLAMDRATEGDDIRLLLATPDVIVGSVAALTETGSLVIASGSGSQLPAYAGGAARAIWVVGAQKVVPDLATALRRVEEHSLPLESARTQAAYGWPSSVNRLLVLNAEHLPERGTVLLLREAVGF; encoded by the coding sequence TTGTCGAACAGGTCGCGGGCGATCCGCCCCGACGACGGCACCGACGACGACAACCCAGGAGACACCATGGCCACCTCGACGCCGGCCACCCCGTTCACGGACCCGGCGCCCGCCGACCGTCTGGAGCGGGCGGCCGCCGCGCTGGCCGCACGCGGCTTCACCGCCGAGATCCTCGACGGCACCGCCGCCGCGCGCGCCCGGGTCAAGGACCTGATCCCCGAGGGCGCCCGGGTCTTCACCGCGTCCAGCGAGACCCTGCGCCTGTCGGGCATCGACGAGGACATCAACACCGGCGGGCGGTACGAGGCCCTCAAGCCGCGGGTCCTGGCCATGGACCGCGCCACGGAAGGCGACGACATCCGCCTGCTGCTCGCCACGCCCGACGTCATCGTGGGCAGCGTCGCCGCGCTCACCGAGACCGGCTCCCTGGTGATCGCCTCGGGCAGCGGGAGCCAGCTGCCCGCCTACGCCGGCGGCGCCGCCCGCGCGATCTGGGTCGTCGGGGCGCAGAAGGTGGTGCCCGACCTGGCCACGGCGCTGCGCCGCGTCGAGGAGCACTCCCTCCCGCTGGAGAGCGCCCGCACCCAGGCGGCCTACGGCTGGCCGAGCAGCGTCAACCGGCTGCTGGTACTCAACGCGGAGCACCTGCCCGAGCGCGGCACCGTCCTGCTGCTCCGCGAGGCCGTCGGATTCTGA